Proteins co-encoded in one Metabacillus sp. KUDC1714 genomic window:
- a CDS encoding DHH family phosphoesterase: protein MKQQILEEIHQNNTIIIHRHVRPDPDAYGSQCGLAEVLKASYPEKNIFVVGESEPSLEFLYKMDLVDDDVYQEALVIVCDTANQARVSDQRYKNGKKLIKIDHHPNEDKYGDLLWVDTTAAATSEMIYELFLEGKEQGLVLSKKAAQLLYAGIVGDTGRFLFPSTTEKTFGYASALISEGIEFTPLYNELYKTKRNVAKLSGYVLQNFTLTSSGAASMNISREILTEYEVTPSEASQLVGILGNIEGVISWVFFVEEENQIRVRLRSKGPVINELARKYNGGGHPLASGASIYNWEEAVQVLKDLEELCQDY from the coding sequence ATGAAACAGCAGATCTTAGAAGAAATACATCAAAATAATACGATTATTATTCATCGCCATGTTCGTCCAGATCCAGACGCTTATGGATCACAATGTGGGTTAGCTGAAGTGTTGAAGGCATCTTATCCAGAAAAGAATATCTTTGTTGTTGGTGAAAGTGAGCCATCTTTGGAATTTCTTTATAAAATGGATCTAGTAGATGATGACGTTTACCAGGAAGCGTTAGTTATTGTCTGTGATACTGCGAACCAAGCTCGTGTAAGTGATCAACGCTATAAAAATGGTAAAAAACTGATAAAGATTGATCATCATCCGAATGAGGACAAGTATGGAGATCTGCTATGGGTTGATACAACAGCAGCTGCAACAAGTGAAATGATTTATGAATTATTTTTAGAAGGTAAAGAACAGGGGCTTGTACTTTCTAAAAAAGCTGCACAGTTATTATATGCCGGTATTGTTGGTGATACTGGGCGCTTCCTTTTCCCTAGTACAACTGAAAAGACTTTTGGTTACGCTAGTGCACTAATATCTGAAGGAATTGAGTTTACTCCATTATATAATGAACTTTACAAAACAAAGCGGAATGTTGCAAAGCTAAGTGGCTATGTGCTGCAAAACTTTACGTTAACTTCATCAGGTGCTGCAAGTATGAATATTTCAAGGGAGATCTTAACTGAGTATGAAGTAACGCCCTCAGAAGCATCTCAGTTGGTTGGTATTCTCGGAAATATTGAGGGAGTTATATCTTGGGTGTTTTTCGTTGAAGAGGAAAATCAAATTCGAGTCAGATTGCGATCAAAAGGGCCTGTGATAAATGAATTAGCAAGGAAATATAATGGTGGTGGACATCCTTTAGCATCAGGAGCATCCATTTATAACTGGGAAGAAGCTGTTCAGGTGCTTAAAGATTTGGAAGAGCTTTGTCAAGATTATTAA
- a CDS encoding YtpI family protein translates to MPVLVVIIVISLAFYAYFKVKAFRSTKSIEKRWIAAKSSIALGLFVASFGLNQLFLYRSTLSLIVGIIFVLIGISSSWAGFRAYKHYLPQVVKEAQEQK, encoded by the coding sequence ATGCCAGTGTTAGTTGTGATCATCGTTATTTCTTTAGCTTTTTATGCATATTTTAAGGTAAAAGCATTTAGATCCACTAAGTCGATCGAAAAACGGTGGATAGCTGCAAAATCTAGTATTGCATTAGGATTATTTGTTGCATCTTTTGGCCTTAACCAATTATTCCTATATCGTTCCACCTTGTCGTTAATCGTGGGAATAATCTTTGTACTTATTGGAATAAGTAGTAGTTGGGCAGGATTCCGTGCCTATAAGCATTATTTACCACAAGTAGTAAAAGAAGCTCAAGAACAAAAATAA